A single window of Haliotis asinina isolate JCU_RB_2024 chromosome 5, JCU_Hal_asi_v2, whole genome shotgun sequence DNA harbors:
- the LOC137284378 gene encoding L-rhamnonate dehydratase-like has protein sequence MAGEAREFPRVKEVRAYTMSATTADQGSDCHDVIDTHWINGGLAPIANPMSGYLQYRAFRKSWGINALGTLVVEVEADDGTTGVGVTIGGKPGCYIVEQHLSRFVEGQDPRDVELMWDQMFRATLNYGRKGLPIQAISAVDLALWDLLGRLRNEPVYALLGGKTKDRLPVYSTTGRPDLAKKFGFVGAKVACPHGPDEGDEGLRMNVEFFKGWREKVGPEFPLSLDCYMALTVPYAIRLAKELEPYGLKWMEEYLPPDDYEGYNEVRMALRGSKVLLTTGEHEYTRYGFRQLLSSRCVDVIQPDITWLGGITEARRVVAMASAHDVLVIPHGSSVYSYHLQYAFRNCPLAEFINLSPKADEITPYFGGIFPDEPLPKDGFIDLPPRAGFGVTLCRDNLIRPYERSENESLQQAKQNIDRKVPQNASFPF, from the coding sequence ATGGCTGGAGAAGCGCGAGAATTCCCCCGTGTAAAGGAAGTGAGAGCGTATACAATGTCGGCCACTACGGCAGACCAAGGATCCGACTGCCATGACGTTATTGACACTCACTGGATAAACGGAGGCCTTGCACCGATAGCCAACCCAATGTCAGGCTATCTTCAATACAGAGCTTTCAGGAAATCTTGGGGGATCAACGCACTTGGGACGTTGGTTGTTGAAGTTGAGGCAGACGATGGAACTACGGGCGTTGGCGTCACTATCGGCGGAAAACCTGGATGTTACATTGTTGAGCAGCACCTGAGCAGGTTTGTAGAGGGTCAGGATCCCCGTGATGTGGAACTTATGTGGGATCAGATGTTCCGAGCTACACTCAACTATGGACGGAAGGGGTTGCCCATACAAGCTATAAGCGCCGTGGACTTGGCTCTGTGGGATCTCCTGGGCCGCTTGCGGAATGAGCCAGTGTACGCCTTGCTTGGCGGGAAAACTAAAGATCGTCTGCCAGTCTATTCGACAACAGGTCGTCCAGATCTCGCTAagaaatttggttttgttggagCAAAAGTTGCATGTCCACACGGCCCTGATGAGGGTGATGAAGGGCTGAGGATGAACGTCGAATTCTTCAAAGGATGGCGAGAGAAAGTCGGACCCGAATTCCCACTGTCCCTGGACTGCTACATGGCGCTGACCGTCCCATATGCTATTCGTCTAGCAAAGGAACTAGAACCATATGGTCTAAAGTGGATGGAAGAGTATCTGCCTCCAGACGATTATGAAGGCTATAATGAGGTCAGGATGGCGCTGAGAGGTTCAAAGGTCCTTCTAACCACTGGGGAACACGAATACACAAGGTATGGGTTTAGGCAGCTTCTAAGTTCAAGATGTGTCGACGTTATTCAACCAGACATCACATGGCTTGGAGGTATTACAGAAGCCAGGAGGGTGGTTGCTATGGCGTCAGCTCATGACGTCCTGGTCATTCCTCACGGTTCCAGTGTCTACTCATATCATCTTCAGTACGCCTTCAGGAACTGTCCACTGGCGGAATTCATCAATCTGAGTCCGAAAGCCGATGAGATTACACCCTATTTTGGAGGGATATTTCCAGATGAACCGTTACCTAAAGATGGCTTCATTGACCTCCCACCAAGAGCTGGATTTGGTGTGACACTGTGTAGGGACAATCTTATAAGACCGTATGAGCGATCAGAGAACGAGTCTTTACAGCAGGCAAAGCAAAACATTGATAGAAAAGTACCACAGAATGCATCTTTTCCATTTTAG
- the LOC137283467 gene encoding coiled-coil domain-containing protein 40-like → MADKQERPSSSKVQDVVSKVTTEALREFETDTMEDTGETKPSSRPGSAKPSSRPQSGRKSAGGSRPTSATHKADSRPSSATPKPASRPTSATPKPASRPTSATPKPESRPASATPKPESRPASANPKADSRPTSAAKAGRTPTPTTDRPPSATGRPESVAKPATPTPPLAVTGERVGSTTPTAGGKVSPRVGSRPASRPASAAKSGRGSRPGSSIKRPDSVAEKEIDVAGKEEPDNTMAVELAAKDEDDPQKYDFGVGDDGEPEDYPEPQMPSEPPQTHVNITDILGRPPSDPEGDDSDGGSDDEEEAVDEVGADSDDASDNETDMVVLDPDHPLMRRFQNALKNHLKKQNEKVTLELRELEENLRTKKKNREDLGVELYGVQQELARYQMILEQNHDEYSKLNQDRQHEEQQLDEVHSLYKDNQLAVNKEKKRGAELQAEVENLALRLFYMDNAKEDVRGDIAIMRRAAEKAESEVAKVEMEKQKQDLYVDRLVERVDKLKEEMAMFEAQITAQSDETKAAKEALMEAHMEIEAITLEKKQLFQQWNSSLIGMRRRDEAHAAMQEALSQQQQKILSLETEIEGFKKSIQKEQEQNEKLCQILAKTNRDIDMVKKQLTTCQAKHDALKAEYTTFTRMLHETEQTLNKATADKTLRMNELNSLRKQIEREYQEKVKLEDEIMEKIRNQLTMDKAAQYTKKLTNKMRDLTKNLETQMAEVENTIARNALDTSNVKARTERLKKILQGLDDEIRQKNDIISKSENEIIKRNAIIERKQNLIDQFNKKLEHMISSAGGVELGPLEITINSLQKSIDVRQQEITELQQMWLRQQSELVRLTKDKEDQSQDVEKHKKQLTILLQKKIRTEHDIDQQRRETYDSERHITNMQNDMIKLNTLLHREKGYEVELEQGTTLLENDFIATLKDAEKESIQMQDNLDSVKEEKERLLNSLVEAERQIMLWEKKTQLARETRAAVDSEVGQGEIRAMKSEIHRMQVRYSQLMKQQEKMIQDMEKAVSRRDTIVTRGDSQSKMKQKVVTKGTFERQMAEHRRKIKQTITDAASCDSDIQELRDHQQELSGQLEEKQVNCQQLQGSADTLDGDIERLLDVKLKNMKDLVAKQQKHKYYQQVKDGKYTMLCKSDSSLETEHSKQIDRMQALSTIVDRLNQEFPHVQPALRNVTIALSSRGVPHDDD, encoded by the exons GTTCACGTCCAACATCAGCTACTCATAAAGCTGATTCACGTCCATCATCAGCTACCCCTAAACCTGCTTCCCGTCCAACATCAGCTACCCCTAAACCTGCTTCCCGTCCTACATCTGCTACTCCTAAACCCGAGTCACGTCCAGCGTCAGCTACTCCTAAACCTGAGTCACGTCCAGCGTCAGCTAACCCTAAGGCTGATTCACGTCCAACATCAGCAGCCAAGGCTGGACGTACACCAACACCCACAACTGACCGCCCTCCATCAGCAACAGGTCGACCTGAATCTGTTGCTAAACCAGCCACCCCAACCCCTCCTTTGGCTGTGACTGGAGAGAGAGTGGGATCCACCACTCCCACAGCAGGGGGCAAGGTCTCTCCACGGGTTGGGTCTCGACCTGCATCTCGACCTGCATCGGCAGCTAAGTCGGGTCGGGGGAGCCGACCTGGATCAAGTATCAAGAGACCTGACTCAGTTGCTGAGAAAGAGATAG ATGTGGCTGGCAAGGAAGAACCAGATAATACCATGGCAGTGGAGTTGGCAG CTAAAGATGAGGACGACCCTCAAAAGTATGACTTCGGAGTTGGTGATGACGGTGAACCTGAGGACTACCCTGAGCCTCAGATGCCCTCTGAGCCACCTCAGACCCATGTCAATATCACTGACATCTTGGGCCGACCACCGTCCGATCCCGAAGGGGATGACAGTGATGGAGGGAGTGATGATGAAGAGGAAGCTGTAGATGAAGTTGGCGCAGACTCTGATGATGCCAGCGATAATGAAACTGATATGGTGGTCCTGGACCCTGATCAT CCCCTGATGAGGAGATTTCAGAATGCTCTCAAGAATCACCTCAAGAAGCAGAATGAGAAAGTCACTCTTGAGCTCAGAGAATTG GAAGAAAATCTTCGCACCAAGAAGAAGAACCGTGAGGATCTTGGTGTGGAGCTGTATGGAGTCCAGCAAGAGCTTGCTCGCTATCAGATGATCTTGGAACAGAACCATGACGAATACTCGAAACTGAACCAGGATCGCCAGCACGAAGAGCAGCAGCTGGATGAGGTCCATTCCCTGTACAAGGACAACCAGCTTGCTGTTAACAAGGAGAAGAAGAGAG GTGCCGAGCTCCAGGCTGAGGTTGAGAATCTGGCACTGCGTCTCTTCTACATGGACAATGCTAAGGAGGATGTCCGTGGTGACATCGCCATCATGAGACGAGCTGCAGAGAAGGCGGAGTCAGAAGTGGCCAAGGTTGAGATGGAGAAACAGAAACAG GACCTGTATGTGGACCGTCTGGTGGAGAGGGTAGACAAACTGAAGGAAGAAATGGCCATGTTTGAAGCTCAAATCACTGCCCAATCGGACGAAACGAAAGCAGCCAAAGAAGCCCTCATGGAAGCACACATGGAAATTGAG GCCATCACCCTTGAAAAGAAgcagttgtttcaacagtggaaTAGCAGCCTGATCGGGATGCGGCGCCGAGATGAGGCACATGCTGCCATGCAGGAGGCTCTCAG tcagcagcagcagaagaTTCTGTCACTGGAGACAGAGATTGAGGGATTCAAGAAGTCTATTCAGAAGGAGCAGGAACAGAATGAGAAGCTGTGTCAGATCCTGGCCAAGACTAATCGTGACATTGACATGGTCAAGAAGCAGCTGACCACCTGTCAGGCTAAGCACGATGCACTCAAGGCCGAGTACACGACCTTCACTCGAATGTTACATGAAACAGAGCAGACACTCAACAAGGCCACAGCA GACAAGACACTCCGCATGAATGAGTTGAATTCTCTGAGGAAGCAGATTGAGCGGGAGTACCAGGAGAAGGTGAAACTGGAAGATGAGATCATGGAGAAGATCAGGAACCAGCTGACCATGGACAAGGCTGCCCAGTACACCAAGAAACTGACCAACAAGATGAGGGACCTCACCAAGAATCTG GAAACCCAAATGGCAGAGGTAGAGAACACCATTGCCCGGAATGCTCTAGACACATCCAATGTGAAGGCCAGGACTGAGAGATTGAAGAAGATCCTACAGGGTCTCGATGATGAGATTCGCCAGAAGAATGATATCATCTCCAAGAGTGAGAATGAAATCATTAAGAGAAATGCCATCATTGAACGTAAACAGAATCTGATTGATCAGTTCAACAAGAAGCTGGAACATATGATCAGTTCCGCAGGG GGTGTGGAGCTGGGTCCACTGGAGATCACCATCAATTCCCTCCAGAAGTCTATAGATGTCAGGCAGCAGGAGATAACCGAGCTCCAGCAGATGTGGCTCCGACAGCAGAGTGAACTGGTCAGACTGACCAAGGACAAGGAAGACCAGTCACAGGATGTGGAGAAACACAAGAAGCAGCTCACCATCCTCTTACAAAAGAAGATCAGGACCGAAC ATGACATCGACCAGCAGAGACGTGAGACATATGATAGTGAACGTCACATCACCAACATGCAGAATGATATGATCAAGTTGAACACGCTGCTACACAGAGAGAAGGGCTATGAGGTGGAACTGGAGCAAGGCACAACACTGCTGGAGAATGACTTCATTGCCACCCTGAAGGATGCAGAGAAAGAATCCATACAGATGCAGGACAATCTAGACTCTGTGAAGGAAGAGAAGGAGAGGCTACTGAACAGTCTGGTGGAGGCAGA acGTCAAATCATGTTGTGGGAGAAGAAGACCCAGCTTGCGAGGGAGACCCGGGCAGCTGTAGACTCTGAAGTCGGTCAGGGAGAAATCAGAGCCATGAAGTCTGAGATCCATCGGATGCAGGTCAGGTACAGTCAGCTGATGAAGCAACAGGAGAAGATGATCCAAGACATGGAGAAGGCAGTGTCCAG GAGAGACACCATTGTAACCCGAGGTGACTCTCAGTCCAAGATGAAGCAGAAGGTTGTTACCAAGGGAACGTTTGAGAGGCAGATGGCTGAGCATCGTAGaaagataaaacaaacaataact GATGCTGCTAGCTGTGACAGTGACATCCAAGAGCTGCGAGACCACCAACAGGAGCTGAGTGGACAGCTGGAGGAGAAGCAGGTCAATTGCCAGCAGCTCCAGGGCTCAGCAGACACCCTGGATGGGGACATCGAGAGGCTCCTGGATGTCAAGTTAAAG AATATGAAGGATCTTGTGGCCAAACAGCAGAAACACAAGTATTACCAGCAGGTAAAGGATGGCAAGTACACGATGCTGTGCAAGTCAGACTCCTCCCTTGAGACAGAGCACAGCAAGCAGATAGATCGCATGCAGGCCCTCAGTACCATTGTGGACAGACTCAACCAGGAGTTCCCCCATGTACAACCAGCACTGAGGAATGTCACCATTGCACTCAGCTCCCGAGGGGTGCCCCATGATGACGATTAA